GAGTGGTGAAATGGAAGGTATTCGCATGACTCAACGTGCTATGACCACGCATATTGGCCCTCTTGGTGGCCATTTCGTGGCGCTGGCTATTTGCCTATTCGGCTTTACCTCAATCGTTGGGAACTACGCTTACGCTGAGAGTAATCTGCACTTCTTTAAGCTCGATACACAATGGGGGCGCCACGGCTTTACAATGGTTTTTTTGGCAATGATGTTCATCGGCTGCAATGTGCAGTTGCGCCAGGTTTGGGCTACGGCAGACATGGCTTTCGGCTTGATGGCAGTGATCAATGTGGTGGCGCTGGTGCTGCTTACGCGAACCGTGTTGTCGGTCACACGGGATTATCAACGCCAGCGTCTGGCCGGTGGCAAGCCCGAGTTCCAAGCAGCAAAATGCCCGGTTCAAGGTCGAACTGAAACGGACATTTGGTAATCAGGCTGCGGCGCGACCAGGATGGATCGGTTTCAGCTGTAACGGCAATAAGTCGATCGGTTTGCCAATTGGCGCGGGTTGATATGGCATTTCGTAGCCGGGTTTGACGCTGATTTCGTAATGGCGTAGCAGATGAAACAAGACGAGCTTGACCTGAAAGTCTGCAAATCGCAGCCCCAGGCATTTGTGCGCGCCGCCGCCAAACGGTATCCAAGCGTGTTTGTGTATCCGGTCTTCGGCACGTTCCGAATTAAAACGTTCCGGGTCAAATTGTTCCGGATTACTCCAGATCTCTGGTGTACGATGCGTCCAATAGGGGCTTACAAAGACTTGGTCGCCCCGTAAAATCTGGAATCCTTCAAACTCGCAGTCCTGCAGTGCTTGACGCGGAATGACGGGTAAAGGCGGATACAAACGCAAGGCCTCTTTGAATACCAGTTCAGCGGATTCAAACTCGGGCATTTGATCGTAATCGAGTTGGGCGCTGCCGAACGCCTGGGCTTCATTGCGAATGCGCTGTTGCCATTCCGGATTTTTCGCCAGCGCGAAGCACACGCTGGATAAAGCACTCGTGGTGGTGTCGTGTGCCGCCATCATAAGGAAGATGATGTGGTCGATGGTATCCTGGTGACTGAAACCATTGCCATCGTCGTCCTGGGCACGACAAATCTCGGCAAACATATCGGTGTCTTTCGACTGTTGTTTGGCGGCGATGCGTGATCCAAAGTAATCCACTAGGTACGCCCGGCCTTCAAGGCCGCGTTGGTATTTGTTACCCAGCACAGGGTATCGAACCACCACCATGGAGGCTTCGACCAAATCAACAAAGGCACGGTTCACGCGCTGTGACTCACGGTTTAGCGATTGCCCAACAAAAATGTTTGCGGCCAGATCCAGGGTCAACTCTTTGATGGCGCGATAAAACCGAAAGTCACGTTGTAAACCCCAACCAGTTACGGTACTGGCGATCGAGGGGTTCATGTCCTCGACATAACCTTTCAAGGCGCTGGCTTTGAAAGGGGCCCCCATCAAACGTCGGTGCTGACGATGCTCGTCACCGTCGCGTAGCATTAAACCGTTTGGGAATAGGTGCCGCAACGACTTATTCCATGCGCGCCGGCTGGAAAAATTTTTGTCTCGATCTAATAATACAAATTCGTTGCCCGCCGGTGTCATCAAATGTACGGCCCGAGTAGACAAATACCGGTTAAAATACACGGGGCCGTATTTTCCATGCATTTCCTGAAACAAGGCATTGCAATTGCGAATAAACTGTAGCGTATGGCCGACGACCGGTAGGCCGTTTTCACCAGGTATGGCGCGCAGTGGAGCCGTCATGGGGAAGCACCGATTGGTTGATGGTGGACATAATGTATACCATTTTCGTGGAGATTAGATGAGGTCGCGATCAAAAAAATCGACTAAGAATCGATTGTCGCACTGTTGTCAATTAAAATTAGTGAGCGGTACGTATTAAATGCACAATACCCAGGACCCTAGGCGCTATATCACGCCCTACGACTTTAAGGTATCTGAAAAATTACTTGGCAAAGCACTGGCCAGTCCAAGCAAGCGCTTGATCGGCATATTGCTGGATCTTATTGTGGTGGGCTTAATCGCCTCCTTAAATGGTGCAATATTGATTGGCGTCACCGGCGTATTATCTTTGGCTGCTGGCTTGCAACTCGTGCGTCGAGGTAATCGTATGGTCGCAGGTGTGCTGCTTTGCACTCTCGCCCTTTTGTGTCTAATTATTGTGGTTGCCGTCACGGCGGTCACCGAAGATTCAATCGTTGAAATGGCTGGTCTAGACGCCGTCGTAGAAGTACGTGACGATGTGGAGGGAGCGACCCGAGAAGAAATTAAAGCGGCCGATGCCCTAGTCGATGCGCAGGCTGAGTTGGCAATCGCCAACGAGCAAAACGGTGGAGTAGGGCAGAACTGGGACCTCGATAGCGATGAGACAAAACCGAAATCCAGTGACGTACTGACACCCAGTGTGATCGATTGGTTACGTGGTATGTTCGCGGATTTAGGCATCAGTTTTGGTTGGGCTGCGGTCTATTTCACCGTCTGTGTGGCGTGGCTTAACGGGCAGACTGTTGGTAAACGGATTGTCGGTACACGAATAATTCGTATTGATGGTCGTGACCTTTCGTTATGGGACAGCTTCGGCCGGTATGGTGGCTATGGCGCTGGGTTGGCAACCGGCTTACTTGGGTATATGCAAGTGTACTGGGATGTAAATCGCCAGGCGATCCAGGACAAGATTTCCGAGACAGTAGTAATCGACACGCGAAAACCAACGCTTCAGGAGCGGGCGTCTCCGCTCGAGATACCCCAAGCTTCTTAGACGAATTTAGATTGGGGGGAAGGCAACGAGTATGACAAAGAAAATAAGTCTAAAGACAGCCAAAAACGAAGCCAGTGTCGCGGACTTCATCGCCAGCCTACACCCAGAGTCAGTTCGCCAAGCGGCGCAAACGCTGGATGCCCTATTTCGTGGAGCAACGGGTGCGAAACCCAAAATGTGGGGCGGAAGTATTATCGGTTACGGCGAATACACGTATTACCGCGCGAATGGCGATGAGGGACAGTTTATGGCGTCCGGATTTGCGATGCGCAAAAGTGGCCCGGTACTTTACATTATGCCGGGCTATCAGAATTATGCTGATCTGATGAGCAAGCTGGGACCCCATAAACTAGGTAAGTCGTGTTTGTATCTCAAGCACCTGAACGACATTGACCTGGATGTCGTGGCCATTTTAGTTAAACGCGGTCTTGCCGACTTAGCCAATTCGCACGAAGTTCGACTCTAGTTTAGTGTGATGGATTAAGCCGCGTAAGACACGCACACACCGAGTTCGTGAAAATCTTCGACCACGCGTTCAGAGACTAGGCAAACTGTTCCAAGGTCACGCAGTTCTTCCGCGAGTGACAGGAGTTCGCGCAGCAGACCATGCTCATGTGTCTGTCGCAGAATAATTTCCAGCTTGGTCAGCAGCTCAGGATCTCGTAATGCCACGCTGCGGCCAGTGATTTGCCAGGTTTGATAGGCTATGCGAGATAAAACCTTGGCTTGAATAGGGGTTAGTTGCGTGATATCGATTTGTTCTGCATACATAATTGTGCTCCTTTTTAATTGTTCGTCCATCTACCAGCACACCGCTGGTACCCTGTAGGATCGGTATATGCTGTATCCTACCCTGATTGCAGTCACAGTAAATCACCCAGTTGGGTGATTTAGTGATATTAACCGCATTAGAAAAGCCGTCGCTGGCGCGCAGGAGACTATGTCTGTCGTTGTAACCCGAGTGGGCCAGATCACCAGAACCGTGTCTGACCTAGAAACATCCATTAAGTGGTACCAGAAATATCTTGGCCTGCGATGTCAGTTCCAGTTCGAGGGTATGGCATTTCTGATCTGTGATGGGATACGTATCATGCTGTCGCGGGCAGACGTCGTACAGCCAGAATCGATTCTGTACTTTGAGATTCGTGACCTGAAATCTGCCATAAAGGCACTTGAGTTAAAGGGTGTCACGATCTTACAAATGCCTCATAAGATTCATCAGCATGGTGACGGAACGCAAGAATGGATGGCGTTTATTAATGACCCAGACCAGAGACCTATCGGGCTAATTGAGAAGCTACATCCACCAGCGGACGACCCAGAATGACCTACTTAAAACTCGCCTTGCTGTGCCTATTGCTGCTAATACTGGCGACCGCGGTTTGGTTATACGACCCTTTGCCGGCAAACCCCAGCGCTGAGGTATTGCGTACCAAAGCCTCTGAATACGACGTCGAAATTATTCGAGATGAATGGGGTGTGCCTGCAATATTTGGCATCACGGATGCCGACGTGAGCTTCGGGCTGGCGTATGCCCATGCGGAGGACGACTTCCAGACCATGCAGGAAACCATCGCGGCAACCCGCGGTGTGTTAGCGCGTTACCGAGGTTTTGACGCTGCGGCGACAGATTACGTGGTGTCGTTTATGCAAATCTGGCCGACAATTGAACAACGCTATGCAACCGATGTGCCGGACGATGTGAAGGCCTTGGCAACCGCGTACGCTGACGGTCTGAACCTCTATGCCGCGCAACACCCGGATCAAACTTGGCGCGGTTTAGCCCCTTTCACTGCGCAAGATGTCGTGGCGGGCTTTATGTTCAAGACCCCTTTTTTTTATGGTTTAGATAAGTCCTTGAAATCCCTGTTCGACCCTGAGCGCAGCCTTGAGATAGCCTTGTCACCCAATTCTGAAGCACACTCATGGTCGTTGACCGAAGCTCGTGGTGTCGAACTGGGTTCGAATGCTATCGCGGTGGCGCCAAAGCGCAGTACTGACGGAGCCACGCGTTTATTGATCAATTCGCATCAGCCTATGACGGGTCCAGTTGCCTGGTATGAGACACATCTGCAATCGCAGGCCGGCTGGGTTATGTCGGGCGGTGTGTTTCCAGGTACGCCAGTCATTTTGCATGGATATGGCCCGAGCCTTGCTTGGGCGAATACGGTTAACCATATTGATTTGGTTGATAGTTATGTCCTGACGCGCAATCCACAAGACCCGCTACAATATGAGTTGGATGGAAACTGGCACGACTTCGACGTGCAGTCAGTGACCATTGATGTCCACCTTTGGGGACCATTTCGGTTTCCGGCACAGCGTCGTTTGTTGCGTAGTGAGCATGGCTCGGTGATTGAGGGCGACCACAATACCATTGCTGTCCGCTATGCTGGTATGGGGGAGATCCGCCAGCTCGAGCAGTACTATCGACTTAATCGCAGCCGGAATCTAACGGAATTTATGGCCGCCATGGCGTTAAATGCCTTGCCCAGTATTAACTATGTGTACGCAGACCGAGACGGCAATATTGGTTTTATTCATAATGCGCAGTATCCAGAGCGATTGCCTGGTTGGGATTGGCGCAAAGACCTACCCGGAAACCGGCGCGACCTCATCTGGCAGCGCTATCGTGATTTTGATCAGGTGCCAACCCTGATTAACCCAGAGTCGGGTTTGATATTCAATGCCAACAATACGCCGTTTAGCGCCACCGACGGCAGCGATAATTTGCAGTCCAATGACTTTCCGCCGTCGATGGGTTTGGCGATAAACCAAACCAATCGCGCGTTGCGATTGCTTCAGCTCAATGATGGTCATACGCGCTTAAGTCGCGACCAGCTGTTAGCCCAGAAGTTTGATACCCGATATGCTCGAGATTCGGATCACGCTCGGATCATTCAGGCGTTATTGCAACTCGATCTCAGTGCCGAGCCGACCCTCCAAGCGGCGCAAACCTATCTACGCGACTGGGATTACAACACCGATCGAAATAATTTGCATGCCGCACTGGCCGTGATGGTAATGCGCGAAATTACGCAAAGCGAGACCCCACAGGATCGCTCTGAGGGTCCATTACGCCAAGCACTGGCGCAGGCCGTTGACTATCTCAATTGTCACTACGGTGGTTACCGGGTACGCTGGGGCGAGGTGAATCGTCTGGTGCGAGGCAAGGTCGATGTGCCGGTGGATGGTGGCCCGGACGTGCTGCGCGCAATTTATGCGCTGGATTTCGAGCCAGACCAGAAGCCCTGGGCGTCGCATGGTGATACCTGGATTGCGTTGGTGGAATGGGATGCCAGTGGGCAACAAACAGCACGGGTAATCCATCAGTTTGGCAGTGCCACCACTGACCAAAACTCGCCGCATTATGCGGATCAAGCACCATTGTTTGCTGAGCGACAGTGGCGCAGGCCGGTGCTGAACAAGGCGGCACTTGAGTCACGCGCAACTCGGCGTTACCGACCACAGACAGGTCGCTAACGCAATCGCCCAGTCTGGGGCGCAATAGGGTTAAGTTGCCTGGCGGTGTCACGTATAATTCTGGCATGTCGTTACGTATCCTTTTTCTGACTAACCAAGCTTCCTACCATCAGATGCATTTTGCACGCGCTATGGTGGCGCACTTGGGTGCGGATAATTTTCGTATCGTCTTCCACCAACCAACCAGCGATGCGCGCACTGAGATGGGTTGGCGCGATGAGTACGAAGACCGCTGTATTCTTCGATGGTGGCAATCCGATGTCGAGCGCGACGAAGCTCTCGAGTGGATTGACAACGCGGACGTGGTTATTCAAGGGCGATTTCCAATTGGCTTTGTACGCGCGCGAATCCGTGCGGGAAAACTGACCTTTGCGTGTCAGGAGCGGTTGTGGAAAAAAACGCCGACGGTCTGGCGGCGTCTGTCGCGATTACCTCACCTGATTAAAAATTATTACTCGGTGGATCGTGCCAACTATCACTTTTTAGCAATCGGGCGCTATGCGGCTGCGGACCTTAATAACCTCGGTCTGTTTCGAGGGCGGAGTTGGCGTTACGGGTATTTTATGCATCGGCCTGAAGTCGGGATTGATCGAACGCCGAATGCGTGCTTGCAGTTGCTCTGGTGTGCGCGCCTAAGCCCGGTCAAGCAACCTTATATGGCGCTTGAAATCACGCGGGCGCTGCTGGATGGTGGTCGCGAATGTCATCTGACCATGATCGGTGATGGTGAATTACGGACGGAGGTCGACGCTCAGATAAACCAAGTGGGCTTACGGGGCCACGTAACGCTCACGGGTTGGCAGACGCCAGAGCAGGTGATTGAGCACATGCGGCAAGCCGATGTATTTCTGATGACTAGCCATCATGGAGAGGGCTGGGGCATGGTGGTGAACGAGGCAATGTCAAACGGGTGTTGTGTGATCGCGAGTGCTGAGCTTGGGGCTGCGGCATGGTTGATCGAGCATGGCCAAAGTGGATTTCTCTACCACAGGAATGATTATCAGCCAGCGCTCGAGCGAGTTCTTACCCTCTCACCATCAGGTTTAGCGGCGATGGGGCGCGCTGCACAACAGCGCATGGCGAACCTGTGGTGCGCCGAAGTCGCCGCGGAGCGTACCGTAGCGCTTTGTGAACAACTGCTCAGTACTGACCCGGCGAAAGCAACTCAGCTCTACACTGACGGGCCGTGCAGTCCGAGCACCGAGTCAAAGCGTTAGCGCTTATCGAACAAATAATGCGCAACCATCCATTGACGCCCATCATCCAGACCAAATAGTTCGGCGCAAGCTAGAAAAAACAAACGCCAGCGATTGACCCAACGTATGGCTTGGTCAGCACCATATGTTTGAGTAAATAGGGCCTCAATTTGGTCTCGATTCGCGTCCATATTTGCCAGCCAATCATTCGATGTGCGTTCATAATGCTTACCGTTCAGCAGCCAGCGCTGATCAAGTCGAAGATCGTCCTGAAAGTGGAGCAGTGTGTCGGTCGCGGGCATCAGGCCGCCGGTGAAAAAGTATTTCGACATCCAATCATCCCGGTTCTGTACTTCAAACGGGTACATCAAGGTGCGATGCGCGAAAATATGGATGAACAGCTTGCCATTGGCGTCCAACCAGCCCGCAATGCGGTTGAGCAATTGCTGATAGTTGCGCATATGTTCGAACATCTCAATTGAGATGCAGCGATCAAACTGCGCGTGCGCCAGCGTCAGCTCATTCATATCGCAGGTCATTACTGTCACGTTACTCAGACCTTTGGATCTGCATTGTGCATCAATAAACGCTTTTTGAGTGGCAGAATTGGAGACTGCGGTGATCCGCGCTGACGGTAGTCTTTCGGCCATCCACAGAGTTAACGAACCCCAACCACAGCCCAATTCGAGAATTGATTGCCCATCCTGCAATTGTGCCCTTGACATGTACAGCGACAACATCGCTTCCTCGGCCTGATTAAGATTGGTGTGACTCGACTTTGCGCCGTCAAGTTCAGGATAATAGGCACAACTGTACTTGAGCCGCTCACCCAGTGCTGCTAAATAAAATTCACAGGGCACTTCGTAGTGCTGTTCGTTGGCGGTGTTGGTTTCGATCGCGATTGGGCTGCTGCGCAGTGACTCAATCAATGTCTGAAATCGTTGTTGTTGGCGTGCCGGATCATCGATGTATTCGTCCTTCAGCCGCGCTCGACATAATCGACGGATGCCATACCGAACAAGAAAATCGGGGAGCTTGCCGAGCTCCGCCCAGTCGATGAGCCGGTCGGCCAGGGGCAATGCGCTGGTCTCGGTCGAGTTTTTAGAATCGGCAAACGATGACATGGAATTATTTGAAGTTTGTAACCTTGCTTCGGCATACTAGCAACTGTTTGTGAAACTACTGACCACATGTCTGGGCGTGAAGCCCTAAACTTAACTGGAATCTTTATGTTTAATTCTCGACGCTTTACCCGCGCTGCCAGCGCCACTTTGTGTTTAATTACGCTGTCTGTCAGTCCCTTGGTCTGGGGTTGGGGCGAGCGCGGCCATGATGTGGTTACCCGCGTC
The sequence above is a segment of the Arenicella chitinivorans genome. Coding sequences within it:
- a CDS encoding glycosyltransferase family 4 protein produces the protein MSLRILFLTNQASYHQMHFARAMVAHLGADNFRIVFHQPTSDARTEMGWRDEYEDRCILRWWQSDVERDEALEWIDNADVVIQGRFPIGFVRARIRAGKLTFACQERLWKKTPTVWRRLSRLPHLIKNYYSVDRANYHFLAIGRYAAADLNNLGLFRGRSWRYGYFMHRPEVGIDRTPNACLQLLWCARLSPVKQPYMALEITRALLDGGRECHLTMIGDGELRTEVDAQINQVGLRGHVTLTGWQTPEQVIEHMRQADVFLMTSHHGEGWGMVVNEAMSNGCCVIASAELGAAAWLIEHGQSGFLYHRNDYQPALERVLTLSPSGLAAMGRAAQQRMANLWCAEVAAERTVALCEQLLSTDPAKATQLYTDGPCSPSTESKR
- a CDS encoding VOC family protein, which produces MSVVVTRVGQITRTVSDLETSIKWYQKYLGLRCQFQFEGMAFLICDGIRIMLSRADVVQPESILYFEIRDLKSAIKALELKGVTILQMPHKIHQHGDGTQEWMAFINDPDQRPIGLIEKLHPPADDPE
- a CDS encoding RDD family protein, with amino-acid sequence MHNTQDPRRYITPYDFKVSEKLLGKALASPSKRLIGILLDLIVVGLIASLNGAILIGVTGVLSLAAGLQLVRRGNRMVAGVLLCTLALLCLIIVVAVTAVTEDSIVEMAGLDAVVEVRDDVEGATREEIKAADALVDAQAELAIANEQNGGVGQNWDLDSDETKPKSSDVLTPSVIDWLRGMFADLGISFGWAAVYFTVCVAWLNGQTVGKRIVGTRIIRIDGRDLSLWDSFGRYGGYGAGLATGLLGYMQVYWDVNRQAIQDKISETVVIDTRKPTLQERASPLEIPQAS
- a CDS encoding SAM-dependent methyltransferase, producing the protein MSSFADSKNSTETSALPLADRLIDWAELGKLPDFLVRYGIRRLCRARLKDEYIDDPARQQQRFQTLIESLRSSPIAIETNTANEQHYEVPCEFYLAALGERLKYSCAYYPELDGAKSSHTNLNQAEEAMLSLYMSRAQLQDGQSILELGCGWGSLTLWMAERLPSARITAVSNSATQKAFIDAQCRSKGLSNVTVMTCDMNELTLAHAQFDRCISIEMFEHMRNYQQLLNRIAGWLDANGKLFIHIFAHRTLMYPFEVQNRDDWMSKYFFTGGLMPATDTLLHFQDDLRLDQRWLLNGKHYERTSNDWLANMDANRDQIEALFTQTYGADQAIRWVNRWRLFFLACAELFGLDDGRQWMVAHYLFDKR
- a CDS encoding cytochrome P450, producing the protein MTAPLRAIPGENGLPVVGHTLQFIRNCNALFQEMHGKYGPVYFNRYLSTRAVHLMTPAGNEFVLLDRDKNFSSRRAWNKSLRHLFPNGLMLRDGDEHRQHRRLMGAPFKASALKGYVEDMNPSIASTVTGWGLQRDFRFYRAIKELTLDLAANIFVGQSLNRESQRVNRAFVDLVEASMVVVRYPVLGNKYQRGLEGRAYLVDYFGSRIAAKQQSKDTDMFAEICRAQDDDGNGFSHQDTIDHIIFLMMAAHDTTTSALSSVCFALAKNPEWQQRIRNEAQAFGSAQLDYDQMPEFESAELVFKEALRLYPPLPVIPRQALQDCEFEGFQILRGDQVFVSPYWTHRTPEIWSNPEQFDPERFNSERAEDRIHKHAWIPFGGGAHKCLGLRFADFQVKLVLFHLLRHYEISVKPGYEMPYQPAPIGKPIDLLPLQLKPIHPGRAAA
- a CDS encoding penicillin acylase family protein, coding for MTYLKLALLCLLLLILATAVWLYDPLPANPSAEVLRTKASEYDVEIIRDEWGVPAIFGITDADVSFGLAYAHAEDDFQTMQETIAATRGVLARYRGFDAAATDYVVSFMQIWPTIEQRYATDVPDDVKALATAYADGLNLYAAQHPDQTWRGLAPFTAQDVVAGFMFKTPFFYGLDKSLKSLFDPERSLEIALSPNSEAHSWSLTEARGVELGSNAIAVAPKRSTDGATRLLINSHQPMTGPVAWYETHLQSQAGWVMSGGVFPGTPVILHGYGPSLAWANTVNHIDLVDSYVLTRNPQDPLQYELDGNWHDFDVQSVTIDVHLWGPFRFPAQRRLLRSEHGSVIEGDHNTIAVRYAGMGEIRQLEQYYRLNRSRNLTEFMAAMALNALPSINYVYADRDGNIGFIHNAQYPERLPGWDWRKDLPGNRRDLIWQRYRDFDQVPTLINPESGLIFNANNTPFSATDGSDNLQSNDFPPSMGLAINQTNRALRLLQLNDGHTRLSRDQLLAQKFDTRYARDSDHARIIQALLQLDLSAEPTLQAAQTYLRDWDYNTDRNNLHAALAVMVMREITQSETPQDRSEGPLRQALAQAVDYLNCHYGGYRVRWGEVNRLVRGKVDVPVDGGPDVLRAIYALDFEPDQKPWASHGDTWIALVEWDASGQQTARVIHQFGSATTDQNSPHYADQAPLFAERQWRRPVLNKAALESRATRRYRPQTGR
- a CDS encoding DUF1801 domain-containing protein, with the protein product MTKKISLKTAKNEASVADFIASLHPESVRQAAQTLDALFRGATGAKPKMWGGSIIGYGEYTYYRANGDEGQFMASGFAMRKSGPVLYIMPGYQNYADLMSKLGPHKLGKSCLYLKHLNDIDLDVVAILVKRGLADLANSHEVRL